A stretch of the Lolium perenne isolate Kyuss_39 chromosome 3, Kyuss_2.0, whole genome shotgun sequence genome encodes the following:
- the LOC127338101 gene encoding factor of DNA methylation 5-like, whose translation MMLDKQALEIEVKQLYGELEVTEIMPGEEVSKKKKVDELIKKLEEKYEEKEYMEALHKNLINKQTEHTNELRPAREKLIKGFREITSGRGNIGIKIIGKLDKKSFVNACKNQQNEDAEVTATILYSKWEAQIESWSAMVHGRNMEIVSKDNEKLRELKEEQGEEFYTLVTKALDEINEYKSYLEEHDGEIYGVPELWNYKADRLATVKEGIQYALEKWMSNKRKR comes from the exons ATGATGCTTGACAAGCAGGCTCTTGAGATAGAAGTGAAACAGCTATATGGAGAACTGGAAGTAACTGAGATTATGCCAGGTGAGGAAGTTTCAAAGAAGAAGAAGGTAGATGAACTTATCAAGAAGCTAGAAGAGAAGTATGAGGAAAAGGAATACATGGAAGCACTCCATAAAAACCTGATTAACAAGCAAACAGAACACACCAATGAGCTGCGACCTGCTCGGGAGAAGCTAATAAAA GGCTTCCGGGAAATTACAAGTGGCCGAGGAAATATAGGCATCAAAATAATTGGCAAGCTTGATAAAAAATCATTTGTAAATGCTTGCAAAAATCAGCAAAATGAGGATGCAGAAGTTACAGCTACCATTCTTTATTCAAAGTGGGAGGCTCAGATTGAAAGTTGGTCTGCCATGGTTCATGGGAGAAACATG GAAATTGTCTCCAAGGACAATGAGAAGCTCCGGGAACTAAAGGAAGAGCAAGGTGAAGAATTTTACACCTTAGTTACAAAGGCACTGGATGAAATCAACGAGTACAAGTCTTACCTGGAAGAGCATGATGGAGAAATATATGGTGTACCTGAGCTGTGGAACTACAAGGCTGACCGGTTAGCAACGGTTAAAGAGGGTATCCAGTACGCTCTTGAAAAGTGGATGTCCAACAAGAGGAAGCGCTGA
- the LOC127339172 gene encoding protein INVOLVED IN DE NOVO 2-like — translation MHTTSEADHKIGGSEAQSQLIAMEQDEPRQRRDDEQFVWPWAGVLVNVHTEWKNGLRVGGNGSDLRDQFPQFRLHKVNPLWDKHGSHTGTAIVQFAKDWSGFTNAIDFENQFEAQGRGKRHWKEQKYHGPEMFGWVARADDYISHCPIGNWLRKYRDLRTIADCKNQEASKMEQLEANLNSQVEVKGRYVQELECRNSETCKLLAKAEEDMQKLLQSQSEEIVKIQLDEVAAIAEFDRMTIERQKEEHATMEQVRASEILLKLVEEQQV, via the exons ATGCACACTACTTCAGAAGCAGACCACAAAATTGGTGGTTCTGAGGCGCAGTCGCAGCTAATAGCTATGGAACAAGACGAACCTCGTCAACGCAGAGATGATGAGCAGTTCGTCTGGCCATGGGCAGGTGTTCTTGTTAATGTGCATACCGAATGGAAGAATGGGTTGCGGGTGGGAGGAAATGGATCTGACTTGAGGGATCAGTTCCCGCAGTTTCGCCTGCACAAGGTTAATCCTTTGTGGGACAAACACGGCAGCCATACCGGGACTGCCATTGTTCAGTTTGCAAAAGATTGGAGTGGTTTCACAAATGCAATTGACTTTGAAAATCAATTTGAGGCACAAGGACGTGGCAAAAGgcattggaaggagcagaagtACCATGGGCCAGAGATGTTTGGTTGGGTTGCGAGAGCCGATGATTACATATCCCATTGCCCCATCGGCAACTGGTTGCGGAAGTACCGTGATCTTAGAACCATTGCTGATTGTAAGAATCAAGAAGCATCTAAAATGGAACAACTTGAAGCAAACTTAAATAGCCAGGTTGAGGTAAAGGGCAGGTATGTGCAAGAGCTTGAATGCAGGAACAGCGAGACGTGCAAGTTACTTGCTAAGGCAGAGGAGGACATGCAGAAGCTCCTCCAGTCTCAGAGTGAAG AAATTGTCAAGATACAGCTTGATGAGGTAGCTGCAATAGCTGAGTTCGACAGGATGACAATAGAGCGACAGAAGGAAGAG CATGCTACGATGGAGCAAGTGAGGGCCAGTGAAATTTTGCTGAAGCTTGTGGAAGAACAGCAGGTTTGA